DNA from Deltaproteobacteria bacterium HGW-Deltaproteobacteria-18:
GGCGATGGTGGATCTGGAGCGCGACGATCCGGGAGCGGCCCTGGACAACCTGCACAAGGCCATGGACGGTCGCGTCCTCTCCTCCCGCGAGGCCGCCCTGCACCTGCTGCGTGCCCGGGCCCTGTGGCGGCAGGATCGGCGCGAGGAGGCCAGGCAGGCGGTGGACGCCTTCATCGGACTGGGCGGACGCCTTGACGGCGGCCAGTCCGACGGGGATGCAAAGTCGGCCCGATCAGATAAAAGCGGGACCAGAGCATGAACGCATTCGCCATAGCCCGCTCGGCCGTGGGCATGATCACAAGGCACAACGACCTGTCCATCGTCGCCCTGCTGGTCATCGTGGTGGGGCTCATGATTCTGCCCCTGCCCACCCCCTTGGTGGATGCCTTCATCGGCCTGAACATGGCCTTGTCTTTCATCATGCTCATGATGTCCATGTACGTGCGCACGGCCTTGGACTTTTCAGTCTTTCCGACCATGCTGCTTTTCACCACCCTGTTCCGGGTGGGTCTCAACATCACCACCACTCGCCTCATCCTCCTTCAGGCCGACGCGGGCGAGATCATCTTCACCTTCGGTGACTTTGCCCTGGGCGGGAATTTCGTTGTCGGTGCCGTGGTATTCCTCATTTTGACCATCGTGCAGTTCCTGGTCATCGCCAAGGGCGCCGAGCGAGTGGCCGAGGTCGGGGCCCGCTTCACCCTGGACGCCATGCCGGGCAAGCAGATGTCCATTGACGCGGACATGCGCGCCGGGGTCATCGATATGACCGAGGCCCAGTCCCGTCGCCAGCGCGTGAGCCAGGAAAGCCAGATGTACGGCGCCATGGACGGAGCCATGAAATTCGTCAAGGGCGACAGCATCGCAGGCATGATCATCGCCGTGGTCAACATCGTCGGTGGGACCATCATCGGCATTTCCCAAAATGGAATGACGGCCGGAGAGGCATTGCACGTCTATGGCATCCTGACCATCGGCGACGGCCTGGTCTCCCAGATTCCGTCCCTGCTGGTGTCCATCTCGGCCGGCGTCCTCATCACCCGCACCGGCGACTCCGAAGTCAACGTCGGCACTCAGATCGGCGAGCAGCTCTTCAACCAGCCCAAGGCCCTGCTTATGGCCGGAGGCCTGGTATTCCTTTTTGGCCTTATTCCCGGGTTTCCAAAACCACAGCTTTTCGCCCTGGCCGCGTGTCTGGGGGGGCTTGGCTACGTGCTGCGCCGCATCAGCCTGCTGCCTCAGACCCATGACGCCCGCGCCGAGCTGACCAGGTCGCTCAAGCCTTCGGCTACGCCCAGAAAGTCGGGCAAGCCCTTGCCGGGCGGACAGCGCGACGAGTTCGCACCGACAGTGCCCATCATCCTCGACATCTCCGAGGACATGGGTGACAGCCTCGACTACGACTCCCTCAACGAGGAGCTGGCGACCCTGCGTCGGGCCCTGTATTTTGACCTGGGCGTGCCCTTTCCGGGCATCAACATTCGCCCCAACCCCGGCCTGGAAGATCTGAGCTATTCCCTGCACGTCAACGAGATCCCCATGTCGCGGGGGAAGCTGGAAAGGGGCATGGTTCTGGTCCGGGATACGCGCGAGAATCTGCGGATGCTTGGCGTGGACGTGAAGGAGGGCGAGCGCTTCCTGCCCGACGTGGAGCCTCTGTGGGTGCCTGCGGCCCAGAGTCCGAGCCTGGCCCGCGTGGGCATCTCCTGCATGAGCCATCCGCGTATTCTGGCCTACCACCTGTCCCTGATCCTTTCGCGCCACGCGTCTTCCTTCCTGGGCCTTCAGGAGACCAAGTACCTCCTGGACCGCATGGAGGAACGCGCTCCGGATCTGGTGCGCGAGGCCACTCGCCTCATGCCTACCCAGCGCATCGCCGAGATATTCCAGCGCCTGGTGCAGGAACAGGTCTCCATCCGCGACCTGCGCGGCATCCTGGAGGCACTGGTGGAATGGAGCCCCAAGGAGAAGGACGCGGTCATGCTCGCGGAGTACGTGCGCACGGCCCTCAAACGCCAGATCAGCTATATGTACTCAAAAGGGCAGAACATGCTGCCGGCCATTCTCATGGAGCCTGCAGTGGAGGAGACTATCCGCAAAGCCATCCGGCAGACATCCGCAGGCGCGTTTTTGGCCCTGGACCCGGAGACCACCCAGCGTTTCATGAAGGCCGTGGGCGAGGCCGCCGGCAGGTACAAGACCAGCACCCAGAAGCCCGTTCTGGTGGTCTCCATGGACATCCGCCGGTATGTGCGTCGGCTCATCGAGGGGGAACACTACGGCTTGGCAGTGGTGTCGTACCAGGAGATCACGCCGGAGATTTCGGTCCAGCCCGTGAACAGGATACGCCTGTAGGGCAAGGCCCCGGGGCCGTCGTCAACTTCCAAAGGAGAGGTGATGGAAGTCACTGCCATTAACTATGCCGTTCAGGCCCTGTACCTGGTGCTCATGCTCTCGTTGCCGCCCATCGTGGTCGCCTCGGTCGTGGGCATCATCTTCAGCCTGATCCAGGCCATCACCCAGCTTCAGGAGCAGACCCTGTCTTTTGGCGTCAAGCTCATCGCGGTCATCGCGACCTTGTTCGTGATGGGTGGCTGGCTGAGTGGTCAGATTTTGCGATACGCTACTGAAATCTTTAATAATTTTTATCTGTTGTGATGGGTAAAAGGGGGGGCGGATGAATCTGGAATCCCTCTTTCAGGAACTCCGCGTCATGGACCATCTGCTGGCTGTGCTTCTGGGCATGCCGCGCCTGTTCATGATCATACAGACGGTTCCGTTCCTGGGCGGCTCCATTGTCACCGGCCAGATCCGCGTGGCCGTTGCCTTTGCCTGCTATATGTTCATCCATCCCATGGTTCTTGATCAGCTTGATGTGCCCCAGGTCCTGACCATGGGCGTCATGGGACAATTGACCCTTGTTTTGCTCAAGGAGAGCCTGATCGGTTTCCTCCTGGGTTTTCTAGCCGGGATGCTGTTTTGGGCCGTGCAATGCGCGGGCTTCTTCATCGACAACCAGCGAGGTGCGTCCATGGCCTCGGGCGCCGACCCCCTGTCCGGGGAGGAGACCTCTCCGCTGGGTTCTCTGCTTTTTCAGTGCGCGGTATATCTGTTTTTTTCCGGCGGCGCCTTCCTGACCTTTCTCTCTCTGGTCTACTCCAGCTACGAGATTTGGCCGGTGGCCTCACTGCTGCCCGCCGGTTTGTTCGAGCGCGGCGCGGATGTACCCCTGTTCTTCGCCGGCCGTGTGGCTTGGCTCATGAGCACCATGATTCTGCTCTCGGCTCCTATCGTTGCCGCCTGCCTGCTCACGGACATGTCTTTGGGCCTCATCAACCGCTTCGCGGCGCAGCTCAACGTGTATATTCTGGGAATGCCCATCAAGAGCGCCTTGGCGGCCTTTCTCCTGTTCGTGTCCTTTGGGCTTCTCATGTCCCAGATCGGAGGGCTTTTCGCCACCATTGGCAACGACCTGGCAATGCTGCGGATTTTGTTCCATGAGTGAGAAGACCGAACAACCCACGGCAAAGCGCCTGCGGGAAGCACGGGAAAAGGGCGACGTCTGCAAGAGCCAGGACGTGCCGGCGGCCATGTCCGTGCTTGCCATCGCCGTGTATCTTTCGGCCATGAGCGACTCCATCTACGAGACCCTCTCGACCATGACGGAGGTGCCCATGATCGTCATGAGCCTGCCCTTCGAGCAGGCCCTGCCCCTGGCCGCCGACGTCACGGTGGCGTGCTTCCTGAAGCTGGTTCTGCCCCTCATAGGCTTGGTCATGGCTACCTCCATCGCGTCCAACCTGGCGCAGGTAGGTGTCCTTTTCGCTTTCAAGGGCGCCATGCCCAAGCTTGAGAACATCAGTCCCTCCAAGTGGTTCCAGAAGGTTTTTTCCATCAAGAACGCCGTGGAGTTCCTCAAGAACATACTTAAAGTCGTGGTTCTGTCCTGGGTGGTCTGGTTGATCATGTCCGAGCACCTGAAGACCCTCTTCACCATCCCCAACGGCAACATCGGGCACCTTTGGTCGGTGCTGGGCGCGGCCATGCACGACCTGCTCTACGCCGCTGCCGGTGCTTTCTGCGTCATTGCCGCCGTGGACTACCTCTTCCAGCGCTGGCAGTACAACAAACAGCACATGATGAGTAAAGACGAGGTCAAACGTGAGTACAAAGAGATGGAGGGCGATCCCATGATCAAGGGCAAGCGCAAGCAACTGCATCAGGAGCTGCTTGCGCAGAACACCTTGGGCAACGTGCGCAAGGCCAAGGTGCTCGTGACCAACCCGACCCATTTTGCAGTGGCCCTTGATTACGAGAAGGACAAGACGCCCCTGCCGATCATTCTGGCCAAGGGTGAGGGCCTGCTGGCCCAGCGCATGATAGAGATCGCCCAGGAGGAGGGCATTCCGATCATGCAGAACGTTCCCCTGGCGCGCGCCCTCTTTGAGACGGGCACGGAAAACGCCTACATCCCCAAGGACCTTATCGGGCCCGTGGCCGAGGTGCTGCGCTGGGTGCAGAGTCTCGGAGCCGGCGGTGCTCGCAGCAGATAACTTAAGGTAGCATTAATGATTTACGAGAAAAAATTTTTGAATACGCTCATTTCCCTTTGCGACGACCTGGCCTGGGGCCGCCCGGCCAGCGAGGAGCAACTCTTCGACCTGACCCGTCCGGGGGCTGGCCCCGAGGACTACGTTCGCCTGGCCGAGGCCTTCGGCATGATGCTCGTCAAGGTCGAGGGGCGGGAATTTCACCGCGACGAACTCATTTCCGAACTCAAGGCCCGTAACGCGGAGCTGGAGGAGACCCGGGCCCTGCTGGCACAGCGCAACCGGCACCTCATGCAGACCGTGCAGGACGCCTACCAGCCCCGGCGGATCATCGGCAGTTCCGAGGGTATGCGCCGTGTCGTGGAGCTGGCCCTGTCCATCGCCAGACGGCCCATCAACACCGTGATCCTTGGCCCCACGGGTGCGGGCAAGGAGGTCGTCGCAAAGATGGTGCACTACAATTCGCCGCGTCGTGAGGGGCCCTTTGTGGCCGTTAACTGTTCGGCCATCCCCGAGAATCTTTTCGAAAGCGAGATGTTCGGCATTGAGAAGGGGGCGGCTTCGGGCGTGGGGTTCAGGCGCGGTCTGGTGGAGGAGGCCAGCGGCGGCACACTTTTCCTGGACGAGGTCGGCGAGATGAGCCTGGCACATCAGGCAAAATTTCTGCGCGTGCTGGAGGAGCAGGAGGTGCAACGCGTGGGGCGCAACAAACCGCTCCCCGTGGATATCAAGGTCATCGCTGCGACCAACGCCAGCCTGGAGGAGGCTGTTCGTGAGGGGCGTTTCAGGTCGGATTTGTACTACCGAATCAGCGTGGCGGAGATTCGTTTGCCTCCCTTGTGCGAGCGCGGCGACGACATACTGCTCCTGGCCCAGCATTTCCTGGAGGAGCATTGTGCGCGTATGGGCCGTCACCGCCTGATCCTGGCCGCAGGAACCCGGGAGGCGCTTCTGGCCTATTCCTGGCCCGGCAACGTGCGCGAACTGGGCAATGAAATGGAACGGGCCGCCTCCCTCACTGTGGGCGACCGTGTTGAAGCGGCGGATCTATCATCCCGCATTACGGCTACGGTTCCTCGCCGTGTTGCTGTGACCTCGCTTACGGCAAACATTTCTGCGGCGGAAAACCCTGCCTGCGGCGCAGTGGCCTTCAGCGACAATGATCCGGCTCCGGCCCAAGGACCGTTCGAAAAAGGCACGGCGGACCTCAACCTGCAACTTGTCGAGCGCTGGGTGGTCACCGAAGCCCTGAACCGTTGCGCGGGCAACAAGACCAGGGCCGCCGAACTGCTCGGCATCACCCGTGAGGGTCTGCGCAAAAAACTGCAGCGCATCGGGATGACGGAGCAGCCATGATCCTGTCCCTGCGCACCAAGCTCTTTTCCCTGGTAGTTGCGGCCATCGCCTTGGCGGCGGTGCCTATCATCCTGCTGACCTTCCGTGAGATCAACGACATGAGCCTGAGGCGCGAGCGGGAGTCCTTCGGCAACGCGGTGGTCCTGGTCGAAGACAACATCGGCTCCCGCTACTTGAGCCTGCTGGCCAATAATATTCTGGGCGTGATGCAGCACAAGAACCAGTTGCGGCAAATGGCCATCCTGACCCGGACCACCTGGCTCGACATGGAAGGCTTGCCCGACGGGGCGGGGGAACGGGTCATCGGCAGTTGGGCTCGTCCCTTGCTCGGTTTCGGCCTGCATCTCGACCTGTTCGAGGCGTCGGGGGCGCGCATCCTAGGCAGCCCCCTGATCCGAGAACTGGCCATGGATCCCGAACGTACGGATCTCAAGGGCCGCCCTATCGCGACCATGATGCGTCATGATCGGTTGCCTGCCGACGGGATGTTCGCTGTTTTTGGCCTGGATCAGGATTTGACGGGCGTGCTGCCAGGCGCTCCCGGCCCGCTGCTCGTCTATTTTCTCCCCGTGCCCGAACGCGAGGCCGTCATCGCGCTGGCCATGCAGCTTTCGGATATGCAAAAAGAGGCGGCCGGCACGGAGCGGCAGATCGCCGACAGCACCCAGGAGAAGTTCGATTCCCTGGAATTGCACGAGAACGGCTTTTTGGCCCTGATTTCCGGCGATAGCCGGATTCTTGCCTTCAAGGGCAATCCCATGGGTCGCGAAGAAGGGTTCATCCCCCGCGAGGGCCTGGATCAGGCCCGGGAGAAGGGGTTTGTGGATTTTACGGATCAGGGGGCGGGGGACGGTTCGCGGGTCTTCCGCATTGCCCACTTCAAAGCCCTGGACTGGTACATTGTGGCTGCCGTGCCCCGGGACGAGATGGAAGCGCCGGCCAGGACTCTGTTGCGTCGCATGGTCGCCTTCGCCATGGGCTCGGCGGTGCTGAGCGTATTGGGCATGCTTTTGGTCACTGCCCGGCTCATCAAGCCATTGCGCACTCTGACTGGCCAGGCCAAGGTCCTGGCCGGCATCGACCTTACCCAGGCCACTTCTGTCCGCGATGCCGGAGATTCACCTCTTCTCGCCCTGGCGCGGGAACTGCCCGTGGGACAGCGCGATGAGGTCGGTACCCTGGCTGCGGCATTTGGGGATATGGGTCGGGCCCTGGATCAGAACATCCGTACTCTCATGGAGACCACCACGATCAAACAGCGCATGGAGGGTGAACTGAACGCCGCCCGCGACATACAGATGGGCATCCTGCCCGCTGCAGATGCACCGGCCCATCCCGATTGCCTGGTGGCCTCGTTTCTGGAACCGGCAAAGGAGGTCGGTGGGGATCTGTTCGATTTTTTCCAGGTGTCGGACGGCAGGCAAGCCATCATCATCGGCGACGTATCCGACAAAGGCGTCCCGGCGGCCCTGTTCATGTCCATGACCGTGACCCTGGTCCGCTTCGCCCTGGCCCAGATCTCGGACCCGGCCGAGGTCATGACCCGCATCAACGACAGATTGAGTGAGAATAATCCGGGCTGTATGTTCGTGACGCTTTTTATCGGTATCTTCGACCCGGCCACGGGTGAGTTGGAATATGCCAACGGCGGGCACTGCCAGCCTCTGGTCACAGGCCAGGACGGATCCGTGCGCGCCATCGAGGGCATGAGCGGGCCCGTGGTGGGCGCCATGGGCGGCCTCCCCTATGAACTGCACCGGACTGTGCTGGGCGCGGGGGAGACCTGTTTGTTGTACTCCGACGGAGTGTCCGAGGCCATGGATGAGGAGCGGCGTCTGTTCGGGGAGGATCGTGTCGAAGCATTGCTCGCAGCGCACGCCGGCGACACCCCGGAAAAGATCCTGCGGCATGTGTACGAGGCCATTGAGGCTCATCGCGGGAATGCAGCCCAGTCCGACGACATCACCATGCTCTGCTTTACCCGCAGAAACTAAAAAGGTTCTGGGACGATCAGGATTGGGGCTTCACTGTCACCCCGTTCCAGCGCGAGGCGAAGCGTTCCAGGGCTGACTCCCAGCCTGGTGTACGTTCCCCGAAGGGGATGTAGTCCTGATACCATGAGGCCAGGCTCAGGGGCAGGACATCGGCCAGGGTCAGCTGCGAGATGCGGTTCAGATGCGCGCGGGTGAGGCCTCCGGCGGCGGCCAGTTCCACGCTGCCGGCCGGGCGGAGGCCCATGTCCTCGATCTGCACGGTCAGGGGCAGAGCCGCCAGGCACCGATCTGGGAGGTGGACGCGCAGGGGCGACCCGGCTACCTCCATGGCCGACGCCACGCCCCGGATCATGGCCGGGAGGTATTCCGCCAGAAAGATGCCTCCGAAGCAGCGCAGCCCATGGTCCAGGGTCAGGCTCATGTACGAAGTGAAAAGGCTCGGCACGATGCTTCCGGCGGCCAGGGCGTCGCGCAGGGCCGCAGGCCGCAGGGGAATGCACGTGTCCCCGAATCCGAGGCCGGCTTTGCCCGAAGGCGTCGCGCACAGACGCAGGGGGCAGCGTCGGCCTTTTTCGTCGGCCATCCAGAAGAAAACCGTGCCGGCCCTGCCCGTGCGCCCAAGGGCCAGACCGTTGATGGCCTCGGTTCGCCAGCATCCGCGCACCCCGGCCAGCGTGCCGAGAATCAGGGTGCGTACCTGCGGGTCGAAAAGAATCCGGTGCATCACCGATCCCTCATCCTCCAGATCCTGCCCGAGCAGCCTTGTCACCAGGGCTTCCATCTCCAGATAGATCACCTTGGCGTGCCTGGCCTGGCTGTAGCGCTCTGCGCATAGCGATGCGTTCACGCTGGCGACCTGTGCGCTGAACGTAGGCTGGTCCAGCACGTCGGGGCGCAGTACGTGCCCGTCCATGATGGCGTCCACGGCTTCACGCTCCCAGTGCAGCAGCGGAGGTCGCCCTTTATGCAGCCACAGGGCGCGCATGGCGCGCAGCTGCTTCATCGTCAGGGCGGGTGAACGGCTGGCCATCACGTCCTGCAGGGCACTGGGAAAGAAGGGCAGGTGTACGTGTGCTATACCCTCGGCGTCCCGGCGCGAGAGCATGAGTCCCCGTGGGTAGGTCTGGCTCTGCAGGGAAACGCTGGAGCAGGACAGGACAGGAACGACCGGTCCGATATCTGCTTCCACCGGCTCGGAAGCGAGATCCCCCAGTGCGAAGAAATGGATGGCCTGGACCATCTCCGGAAAGCACTCCACCCCGTGGTAATTGGCGGCCAGTATCGACGAGTTGGCTGAAAGCCGCTGGGCCAGAGCTCCTGCAGCCGCGTCGCCGAGCACCGGAGCGGTCATGGATCGCGCCGCCGCGAGCAGGGCGCTGGAGACGGTTTGCTGCCCAGCTTGGCCGGACGGGTTTTCTGCAAAGCTGGCTGCGATCTGGCCCAGCGGGGCATCGCCCCACTGGCGCAGCAGGGGGGGCAGGTGCGGGAGCTTGGCCCACAGCGGGGCCATCAGGGGAAGGGAGATAAGTTCGTTCATGGCCGTGCGCCCAGTTCCGCGTTCCTTGACGGCTGATGACGGCTGGCCACGGCGAAGGCCAGGCTCATGGCGGCCAGTCCAATGGCCATGACGCCCAGGCCCGCGTTGCGGCCCCAGACGGCAATGATGATACCGAGGCTCACGGGCCCCAAGACCTGTCCGAGCCGTTCGACGACGTTGTATAAGCCCATGGCCCGGGCCGCGCCGTAGCGCTCCGTGGCGGGCAATTCCAAGGCGTAGGCGCCCTGGGCGTTGGAAAGGATGGCGTTGGACAGGCCGAGCAGCGTGACAGCGAGGGTCGCGGCGGCGATGCCGTCCAAAGCCATGAGAGCCCCTACGCTCACGGCTGCGACGAGCCCGGCCAGGGCCAGGTGACGGTATTTGCGGTCCGAACGGTCCACGATGCGACCGAAAAGAGGGCCGAGATAGACGATGACCAGGGGGAAGATCATGGTCACGCGGCCGATGTCGGCCGGACTGGCCCCGCCCTGGTTCAGGGACACGGGCACGAAGAACTGGAAGAGGCACACGGTGACGAACGCGCCAGGTACGATGTTGAGGAACAGCAGCGCGGCCATGCGCGGATCGGTGATGAAGGAGAGGGTCTCGCGCAGTCCCGGCCCGGAATGCGTCAGGGCTGGGCCCTTGCGCTGGGGAGCGTGCTCCCGGGGCAGGGTGCGCCAGAGGACGATGCCGGTCAGAAACATGAGGGCGGCCGCAACCTGGAAGGCCCCCGCATACCCCAGGCGGTCGGCGATGAGGCCGCCGCTGGCGCTGCCGCACAGGGCTCCGGCAAAGAGCCCGGCGAAGACTGCGGCCAGGTTGCCGGCCCGCTGGTCCGGGCGGGAGTGGGCCAGGACAAAGAGTTGGGCGGAGAGATTGAGCAGACCGTATCCGGATCCGGCCAAGCCGCGCGAAGCGATGTAGAGAAAGGGATCCGCGCTCAGGCCGCTGGCCAGATTGCCCAGAGTGACCAAGGATACGCCTGTGAGCAGCAAAGGCCGCCAGCCCGAACGCTCGCTCCAGAAACCGCCGAGCATGATGGCCAGTCCGACCATGAACATCTCAAAAGAGACGGGCAGGCTCATGACCACGTCCGGAGGCAAGCCCAGCAGATCCGGGCTGAGTTCCCCAAGGCGCAGGGGCACGAAGGACAAGGACAGGTCGATGGCGAACATGCAGACGAAGATGATGGGACGCATGAACCCGGCCGAGGTGGACAGGGGCCTGGGGTCATCGAGTCTTCGACGCTCTTCGCGCATGACCAGAAGGTTGACCAGCTCCATCAGGAAGAGAATGGCGACCACGGTCATGGTCAGGGTGTCCAGCGTGATGGCCCTGATGTTCGCGGCCACGGATTTCGAGGACATGAGCACGCGCACAACGCCCGCCTTGAAGGGGACGTCGGTGGTCAGGGCTGTTTCTTCCACGCGCAGCCAGTCCGCGTCATTCATGCCGCCCCGGGCATCGGCCGCATGGAGGCGGGTTTTGTCCGCGTTGAGGATGGCCAGCCCCTGGGCTTCGGGCAGAAGTCGCTGCAGGCTTGCCAGGTGCTCCGTGATAGGGGGAAGCTGGTTCAGGCTCAGGCCCAGGTCCAGCAGGTGATCGAGTTCACCTCCAAGATGTCGTCCCAGCTGTTCCGCAACGTTGTCCAGGTGGCTCTCGTTCATGTCTCGCAGCGGGGCCAGCATGGCTGCGGCGAAAAGGAGCTGCCCCGCCACCAGAGGCAGGACGAGGCTCGCGTAGATGCGTTTTTTCGGGAAGGCGCCTCCCGGCAAGGGCGCAGTCCGAACCGTCAGGGCCAGGACGGTCAGGAGCAGGGCCGCCGCAGCGGTAATGCCGCCCAGGAGGCGGACATTGTCCCGCAGCACACTCCAGACCTGTTCCGAGCGCCGCTGGTCATCCATGCCCAGGACTACGTGACCCACGGCGCGTCCTTCACGGTCTTTCAGTGGACTGGCCAGCCAGAGGCTTCCGTCTTTTGAGAATTCGACGATGTCGCCGCGCACGGTGTCATGTTCCGCCGGAAGATGGAAAACGCTGTTTCGGGGGCGTCCCCATCCTTCCAGTACTCGACCGCCGGCCCCCAGAACGAGCAGGGTGTCCGAGGCCGTATCCTTATAGGCGGTCAGAATCTGGCCGAGGCGCTGGACGCGCTCCGGTGTCTTGCCCAGGCGGGTCATGAGTCCGAGGCGGTGTCCCAGCTCTTCGCATGTCAGGGCCTGCACGGCCAGCATGGGTTTGACGTATTGTTTGTGCAAGGCCGAGAGGACCAGCACGCCGTATAGCACTTGGGCGCACAGCAGCGCGGCCAGGCCGCCGAGCAAAAATGGCAGCCGACTCCGACGTTGTGCGATGGAGCCGGGTCTGGGACCGGGGGCTGTGCTCATCGGGCCAGGTCAGGGATCTGCTGATGGATTTCGTCGACGGCGGCCAGGATTTCGAAGGGCGGATTCCAGCCGATGAGCATGGCCATCTTCAGATTGATGGCCAGACCCAGCGGGCCTTCGAAGATCTGGTTCACATCGCGCGGCTTGGTGCCGTCAAGAACTTTGGCCACGGCATTGGCCTCAAAGAGCCCCACGTCGTCGAAGTTCGTCTGGGCCAGGCTCATGAGCACGCCGAGTCTGGTCTCGCCTGGCCCGCTTTGGGAAAAGGAGGGGATGCCGGCGGCGATGATGGGCTGCAGCAGTTCTCTGATGCGGTGGCCTTGCATGCCCGTGTTGACGGTCAGGTAGATGGCGTCGCACCGTGTGCTCAGGCTCTCCACGCAGCTCCGCAGGTTTTCAAAGGACTGGTCCAGATCCGGGAGGTTCAGCGTGGTGGTACAGGATACCAGTTCGATGCCCAGTTCCCGCGCGGCTTTCTCCACGGCGGGAATCCCGCTGGAACTGCGGCCGTCGGGGGTGTCCTCGTAGACCACGCCCATGCGCCGGAACTTGAACACGTCGTGGAAAATGGCCACCTGCCGTTCGTAGCGCCCCGGTTCGACCTGGGCGTGGACGTGGTCCAGCCCCGAATCTTCGGCCGAAGCGACGATGCCGGCGTCTACGGCGTCGGTCACGGACATGGAGAAGGTCGGCACCGAGTGTTCGCCTGTGGCCATGTCCTGCCCGGCCCATGTCCCAAAGGCCAAGATGATGTCCACATCACCGCGCTCGTGGATGCGGCGCAGGATGTCGGCCTTGTAGGACGCGCGCAGCTTTTCGTCCCAGTTGGCGCTGTAGTAGCCGTCGGCCAGGAATTCCAGCCTGTCGCCGCCGGCGTTGGCGCACAGCCAATCCCACATTTCCCGCGTGCTTTCGGAGTTTGCGGGTACGGGGACGTCGCCGTTCGCGATGAGCCCCAGCTTGGCCAGTCCATGCACTGTGCCGGCGAATATCTGCTGGTAGTCGGTGTAAGGGCCTCCCTCGACATAGATGACGCGCCATTTTTTCTGGGGATTGGTGGATGCGTCAGCGGACTGCTCGGCCCACGCACGCACAAAGCTCCCTGTCATCAGGATGAAGACCGCGCTCAGCAGAAGGACAGCGGCAAATCCGAAAAGTCGCGGCCAGGGTGATTTTTGACTCGTGGCGACAGACACGGTTGTCTTGGACAGAGAGGGCAGGGGCATGTCTGTTTCCTGGGTTGCATGTGACATGAGCGAAATGCGCTTGAACGAACGGGTCTATGGAGTGCGTCCTGACTACGGGGCTGTCTACGGCAACCTGGGGCCGGGGATCAAGCAGCTTTCCTTGATAAAATCGGAAAGTCCCGGCAAAGCGGGACTTTCCGAGGAGTCTGATGGGCCCGATCAGTTCGGACAGGAGCTGAAGAGTGCGTCCCAGTCGTCGAGTCTGACCACAGGATCGTCGCTGCCGGCACCCTGAATCGTGAAGTCGAGGGACAGGTTGCTCCCAACCTGCTCATTTCCGTC
Protein-coding regions in this window:
- a CDS encoding EscV/YscV/HrcV family type III secretion system export apparatus protein; this encodes MNAFAIARSAVGMITRHNDLSIVALLVIVVGLMILPLPTPLVDAFIGLNMALSFIMLMMSMYVRTALDFSVFPTMLLFTTLFRVGLNITTTRLILLQADAGEIIFTFGDFALGGNFVVGAVVFLILTIVQFLVIAKGAERVAEVGARFTLDAMPGKQMSIDADMRAGVIDMTEAQSRRQRVSQESQMYGAMDGAMKFVKGDSIAGMIIAVVNIVGGTIIGISQNGMTAGEALHVYGILTIGDGLVSQIPSLLVSISAGVLITRTGDSEVNVGTQIGEQLFNQPKALLMAGGLVFLFGLIPGFPKPQLFALAACLGGLGYVLRRISLLPQTHDARAELTRSLKPSATPRKSGKPLPGGQRDEFAPTVPIILDISEDMGDSLDYDSLNEELATLRRALYFDLGVPFPGINIRPNPGLEDLSYSLHVNEIPMSRGKLERGMVLVRDTRENLRMLGVDVKEGERFLPDVEPLWVPAAQSPSLARVGISCMSHPRILAYHLSLILSRHASSFLGLQETKYLLDRMEERAPDLVREATRLMPTQRIAEIFQRLVQEQVSIRDLRGILEALVEWSPKEKDAVMLAEYVRTALKRQISYMYSKGQNMLPAILMEPAVEETIRKAIRQTSAGAFLALDPETTQRFMKAVGEAAGRYKTSTQKPVLVVSMDIRRYVRRLIEGEHYGLAVVSYQEITPEISVQPVNRIRL
- a CDS encoding EscS/YscS/HrcS family type III secretion system export apparatus protein encodes the protein MEVTAINYAVQALYLVLMLSLPPIVVASVVGIIFSLIQAITQLQEQTLSFGVKLIAVIATLFVMGGWLSGQILRYATEIFNNFYLL
- a CDS encoding EscT/YscT/HrcT family type III secretion system export apparatus protein, which encodes MNLESLFQELRVMDHLLAVLLGMPRLFMIIQTVPFLGGSIVTGQIRVAVAFACYMFIHPMVLDQLDVPQVLTMGVMGQLTLVLLKESLIGFLLGFLAGMLFWAVQCAGFFIDNQRGASMASGADPLSGEETSPLGSLLFQCAVYLFFSGGAFLTFLSLVYSSYEIWPVASLLPAGLFERGADVPLFFAGRVAWLMSTMILLSAPIVAACLLTDMSLGLINRFAAQLNVYILGMPIKSALAAFLLFVSFGLLMSQIGGLFATIGNDLAMLRILFHE
- a CDS encoding EscU/YscU/HrcU family type III secretion system export apparatus switch protein, which encodes MSEKTEQPTAKRLREAREKGDVCKSQDVPAAMSVLAIAVYLSAMSDSIYETLSTMTEVPMIVMSLPFEQALPLAADVTVACFLKLVLPLIGLVMATSIASNLAQVGVLFAFKGAMPKLENISPSKWFQKVFSIKNAVEFLKNILKVVVLSWVVWLIMSEHLKTLFTIPNGNIGHLWSVLGAAMHDLLYAAAGAFCVIAAVDYLFQRWQYNKQHMMSKDEVKREYKEMEGDPMIKGKRKQLHQELLAQNTLGNVRKAKVLVTNPTHFAVALDYEKDKTPLPIILAKGEGLLAQRMIEIAQEEGIPIMQNVPLARALFETGTENAYIPKDLIGPVAEVLRWVQSLGAGGARSR
- a CDS encoding sigma-54-dependent Fis family transcriptional regulator — encoded protein: MIYEKKFLNTLISLCDDLAWGRPASEEQLFDLTRPGAGPEDYVRLAEAFGMMLVKVEGREFHRDELISELKARNAELEETRALLAQRNRHLMQTVQDAYQPRRIIGSSEGMRRVVELALSIARRPINTVILGPTGAGKEVVAKMVHYNSPRREGPFVAVNCSAIPENLFESEMFGIEKGAASGVGFRRGLVEEASGGTLFLDEVGEMSLAHQAKFLRVLEEQEVQRVGRNKPLPVDIKVIAATNASLEEAVREGRFRSDLYYRISVAEIRLPPLCERGDDILLLAQHFLEEHCARMGRHRLILAAGTREALLAYSWPGNVRELGNEMERAASLTVGDRVEAADLSSRITATVPRRVAVTSLTANISAAENPACGAVAFSDNDPAPAQGPFEKGTADLNLQLVERWVVTEALNRCAGNKTRAAELLGITREGLRKKLQRIGMTEQP